One genomic segment of bacterium includes these proteins:
- a CDS encoding carbohydrate binding family 9 domain-containing protein: MTATRTDKAPIINGILDDSAWEQGVVVSTFIQKEPEEFGQPSQKTEVVVLYDERALYVGARMYDSAPDSIIARLVRRDVGTESDLFGVFLDPYHDHRSGFQFALNAAGTRYDGIQYNDSWSDDSWDGVWEGKVRRDGQGWCAEFRIPFSQLRFRPQDRYVWGINFVREIGRNHEEDFLVFTPKKESGFVSRFWHLEGIEGISPGGHFEVLPYTRGKAHFQDPEDGDPFNDGSEYHPNAGVDVKMGIGTNLVLNATVNPDFGQVEVDPAVINLSDVETFFSEKRPFFIEGSKNFEFGYGGATDYWGFNWSTPDFFYSRRIGRAPQAVPDYDYADVPEGAHILGAAKLTGKLGGQWNFGSLHAVSMRETAEIEYDGKRSDVEVEPATYYMVTRTQREIAEGRQGIGGIATASHRFFDDPALESEINEGAYTAGMDGWTAIGKDRDYMLAGWLGASHVRGSEERILDLQESSRHYFQRPDVSHVEVDSTATSLSGFAGRILINKEKGNIFLNTGVATISPGFDVNDVGFMYRADVINSHLGSGYRWTDPTSWTRYAHWIAAVFSNFDYDGNHTWGGVYTAAYLRFLNYYTLSLSAAANPNTTNTTRTRGGPRTLNKAGWELSGYGYTDSRRKWVFGVGSWGYTIARDDWSRGVWADVEWKPVSNLSLSTGPELSWNQDWLRWVDYFDDETATHTYGRRYVFGEMYQTEFAASFRVNWTFTPKLSLQLYAQPLISSGDYNNFKELSRPNSNEYRAYPEETVSSEDDTYTIDPDGDGPAEPFAFDNPDFDYRSLRGNVILRWEYLPGSTFYLVWTHGRWDDETRGRFDVSRSLDRLSRADLDNIFLLKATYWLNI, translated from the coding sequence GTGACTGCTACCCGCACAGACAAGGCTCCAATTATCAATGGCATACTCGATGATTCGGCATGGGAACAAGGCGTTGTAGTCTCGACCTTTATACAGAAGGAACCGGAGGAATTCGGTCAGCCGTCCCAGAAAACGGAGGTCGTTGTCCTGTATGACGAACGGGCTTTGTACGTGGGAGCGCGGATGTATGACTCGGCTCCCGACTCGATCATCGCCCGCCTCGTGCGTCGTGATGTAGGGACCGAGTCCGACCTCTTCGGCGTGTTTCTCGATCCCTATCACGACCACCGCAGCGGCTTTCAGTTCGCCTTGAACGCGGCGGGAACGCGCTATGACGGGATTCAATACAACGACTCATGGTCGGACGACTCGTGGGATGGCGTGTGGGAAGGAAAGGTCAGGCGGGACGGTCAGGGCTGGTGCGCCGAGTTCCGCATCCCCTTTTCCCAGCTTCGTTTCCGCCCGCAGGATCGCTATGTGTGGGGAATCAACTTCGTCCGCGAGATCGGCCGCAATCACGAGGAAGACTTCCTCGTGTTCACGCCGAAAAAAGAGAGCGGATTTGTATCCCGATTCTGGCATCTGGAGGGGATCGAGGGCATTTCTCCCGGCGGACATTTTGAAGTCTTGCCCTACACACGAGGGAAAGCCCACTTTCAGGATCCCGAGGACGGCGATCCGTTCAACGACGGTTCGGAGTACCATCCCAATGCGGGCGTGGACGTCAAGATGGGAATCGGCACCAATCTGGTTCTCAATGCCACCGTCAATCCCGACTTCGGGCAGGTGGAGGTAGATCCGGCGGTGATCAATCTCTCCGACGTGGAAACCTTCTTCAGCGAGAAGCGGCCGTTCTTCATCGAGGGATCGAAAAATTTCGAGTTCGGCTATGGCGGCGCGACCGACTATTGGGGATTCAATTGGAGCACTCCCGACTTCTTCTACAGCCGCCGGATCGGTCGCGCACCGCAGGCCGTTCCCGACTACGACTATGCCGACGTTCCCGAGGGAGCGCACATTCTCGGTGCGGCCAAGCTCACCGGCAAGCTGGGAGGCCAATGGAATTTCGGCAGCCTCCATGCGGTGTCGATGCGCGAGACGGCGGAGATCGAGTATGACGGGAAACGTTCGGACGTGGAGGTCGAGCCCGCCACCTACTACATGGTGACGCGGACGCAGCGGGAAATCGCCGAGGGCCGGCAAGGAATCGGCGGAATCGCCACGGCTTCGCATCGGTTCTTCGATGATCCGGCGCTCGAATCCGAAATCAACGAAGGAGCGTACACGGCGGGAATGGACGGCTGGACGGCGATCGGCAAAGACCGCGACTACATGTTGGCCGGCTGGCTGGGGGCGAGCCACGTCCGCGGCAGCGAAGAGCGCATCCTTGATTTGCAGGAGTCCAGCCGCCACTACTTCCAGCGGCCCGACGTTTCCCATGTGGAAGTGGACAGCACGGCCACCTCGCTAAGCGGTTTCGCGGGACGAATTCTGATCAACAAAGAGAAAGGGAATATCTTTCTCAATACCGGCGTCGCGACGATTTCGCCCGGATTCGACGTGAACGACGTCGGTTTCATGTATCGGGCCGACGTCATCAACTCGCATCTTGGTTCGGGCTACCGCTGGACGGATCCCACTTCATGGACGCGCTATGCGCACTGGATCGCTGCCGTATTCAGCAATTTCGACTATGACGGGAATCACACGTGGGGTGGTGTCTATACGGCCGCATATCTTCGCTTCCTGAACTACTACACTCTGAGTCTCAGCGCGGCCGCCAATCCGAACACGACCAACACGACCCGCACCCGGGGCGGGCCGCGCACCCTCAACAAAGCCGGATGGGAGCTCAGCGGTTATGGCTACACCGACAGCCGCCGAAAGTGGGTGTTTGGTGTGGGAAGCTGGGGCTATACCATCGCCCGCGATGATTGGAGTCGCGGTGTCTGGGCGGACGTTGAATGGAAACCGGTGAGCAACCTGAGCCTCTCCACAGGACCCGAACTATCCTGGAATCAGGACTGGCTGCGCTGGGTGGACTATTTCGACGACGAGACGGCCACGCACACCTACGGCCGGCGCTACGTTTTCGGCGAGATGTATCAGACCGAATTCGCGGCCTCGTTTCGCGTCAACTGGACGTTTACTCCGAAACTCAGTCTCCAGCTCTATGCACAACCCCTGATCTCCTCGGGAGACTACAACAATTTCAAGGAACTGAGTCGTCCAAACAGTAATGAGTATCGGGCTTACCCGGAAGAAACCGTTTCTTCTGAGGACGATACCTACACGATTGATCCCGACGGAGACGGCCCGGCCGAACCGTTTGCATTCGACAATCCCGACTTCGACTATCGTTCGCTGCGCGGCAACGTGATTCTGCGTTGGGAGTACCTGCCCGGTTCGACGTTTTATCTGGTGTGGACGCACGGCCGCTGGGATGATGAGACGCGGGGACGGTTCGACGTCAGCCGTTCCCTCGATCGTTTGAGCCGCGCCGATCTCGACAACATTTTCCTGCTCAAGGCGACGTATTGGCTGAATATTTAG